A single genomic interval of Candidatus Gracilibacteria bacterium harbors:
- the rsmG gene encoding 16S rRNA (guanine(527)-N(7))-methyltransferase RsmG — translation MKNIFLQHNFDLSHEELEQFQKFLSLFMEYNSHTNLSAIRDEAGIIEKHFVDSLYGAAAVELHGRILDIGSGGGFPGIPLKIIAPDLRITLLDSVGKKVKAMNHFVENLGLTGITAIQERAEVLAKNPEHKAQYDFVVSRATAYMTEILTWAEPFLAKSGKIILYKMPSEDEKKDILKVTKRLNLVLEGEMEYELAGKERIIYVFSRK, via the coding sequence ATGAAAAACATATTTCTCCAACATAACTTCGATCTTTCCCATGAAGAACTCGAACAATTCCAGAAGTTTCTCTCGCTTTTTATGGAGTATAATTCTCATACCAATCTCTCTGCGATTCGCGATGAAGCAGGAATTATAGAGAAACATTTCGTCGATTCGCTCTATGGCGCAGCAGCAGTGGAACTTCATGGTCGGATTCTCGACATCGGTTCTGGATGAGGTTTTCCAGGGATTCCATTGAAGATTATTGCACCTGATTTACGGATTACTTTACTCGATTCTGTAGGAAAAAAGGTGAAGGCAATGAATCATTTCGTAGAGAATCTCGGTCTCACAGGAATCACCGCTATCCAAGAACGTGCAGAAGTGCTCGCGAAAAATCCAGAACACAAGGCTCAGTATGATTTTGTCGTCTCGCGTGCGACAGCATATATGACAGAGATTCTCACGTGGGCGGAACCATTTCTCGCGAAATCAGGGAAAATCATCCTCTACAAGATGCCATCGGAAGATGAGAAAAAGGATATTCTCAAAGTGACTAAGCGACTGAATCTTGTATTGGAAGGGGAAATGGAATATGAACTTGCTGGTAAGGAGCGGATTATTTACGTATTTTCGAGAAAATAA
- a CDS encoding type II secretion system protein: MIRKKGFTLVELMIVIAIIGILAGVLFPSVTGYIKRAHDATRFTGAKTINTAILTYSTDHGDYPQFSPLLLNTQGFTHECKDYPNGFTWDQTMEPIIKQYAGTSPKDRIGIWPLCYMYKYGSYFACPNSQGYVFIFATEGVRVDLEQNYAIQGENGSAHRYCFTVGPQ, from the coding sequence ATGATTCGAAAAAAATGATTCACTCTCGTAGAACTCATGATAGTCATCGCTATCATAGGTATTCTTGCATGAGTACTCTTCCCATCAGTTACTGGATATATTAAGAGGGCGCACGACGCTACGCGTTTTACTTGAGCAAAAACTATCAATACAGCCATATTAACATACTCTACTGATCATGGAGATTATCCTCAATTTTCTCCATTACTTCTAAACACACAAGGGTTTACTCATGAATGTAAAGATTATCCAAACGGTTTTACTTGGGATCAAACTATGGAACCTATTATAAAACAATATGCGGGCACTTCTCCAAAAGACCGCATAGGAATATGGCCACTTTGTTATATGTACAAATACTGAAGTTATTTTGCGTGTCCTAACTCTCAATGATACGTATTTATTTTCGCGACGGAATGAGTACGAGTCGACCTCGAACAGAACTACGCAATCCAGTGAGAAAACGGATCAGCTCATCGATATTGTTTCACTGTAGGACCGCAATAA
- a CDS encoding aldose 1-epimerase family protein codes for MQYTLTYADSSITVSSLGAELQSLQRGGTEYLYQKKEGFWQRQSPVLFPIVGGLRDGKYMHNNKEYILSQHGFARDREFTLIQDARCKMQNEDSNIPVIASESKTIHLPGNSLTFQLVSDEQTRSKYPFDFALTITYILNESGLRVEYSVRNTGNEPLLFSIGGHPAFVIESIDECSIRFEGEKDTLIVDRLEKGLLASSFVIPTKEESLSPQIMSENISGSQKVNLEEISDEMTKKHEYSLLLSESFFEKDAMIFRELHSQRITLQKKNQKTLEFDRGNFPHFALWKQPNAPFLCLEPWQGYADSVDATGILSEKLGIISLGVGENMDFWWGVGV; via the coding sequence ATGCAATATACTCTTACTTATGCGGACTCATCGATCACCGTGTCCTCTCTCGGAGCAGAGCTCCAATCCCTCCAGAGATGATGAACGGAATACCTCTACCAGAAAAAAGAAGGATTCTGGCAGCGACAATCTCCTGTTCTTTTTCCGATTGTTGGGTGACTTCGTGATGGGAAATATATGCATAATAACAAAGAATATATACTTTCCCAGCATGGATTCGCACGGGATAGGGAATTCACATTGATTCAAGATGCAAGATGCAAGATGCAAAATGAAGACAGTAATATCCCTGTCATTGCGAGTGAAAGCAAAACAATCCATCTTCCAGGAAATTCTCTCACTTTCCAACTCGTTTCCGATGAGCAAACACGATCGAAATATCCATTCGATTTCGCATTGACGATTACCTATATATTGAACGAATCCTGACTTCGTGTCGAATATTCAGTCAGAAATACGGGAAATGAACCACTTCTGTTCTCGATCGGCTGACATCCAGCGTTTGTGATAGAGAGTATCGATGAGTGTAGTATCAGATTCGAAGGAGAGAAAGATACACTCATCGTGGATCGTCTCGAGAAATGACTTCTGGCTTCTTCTTTTGTCATTCCGACGAAGGAGGAATCCCTTTCTCCTCAAATTATGAGTGAAAATATATCTGGTTCTCAAAAAGTGAATCTGGAAGAGATCTCTGACGAGATGACAAAAAAACATGAATATAGTCTTCTACTCTCGGAATCATTCTTCGAAAAAGATGCGATGATATTCCGTGAACTCCATTCTCAGAGAATCACACTTCAGAAAAAGAACCAAAAAACCCTCGAATTCGATCGAGGGAATTTCCCACACTTCGCTCTCTGGAAACAACCGAATGCTCCGTTCCTCTGTCTCGAGCCATGGCAATGATACGCGGATAGTGTTGATGCTACAGGAATCCTCTCGGAAAAACTGGGAATCATATCGCTTGGGGTAGGGGAGAATATGGATTTCTGGTGGGGGGTGGGTGTATAG
- a CDS encoding type II toxin-antitoxin system RelE/ParE family toxin translates to MRVEIKRTFEKDFARIPHSVRPKVTEFLLQISEASHIQEIYDIKKLVGFKGFYRARIGDYRIGFRYLDEIIIVDRVLHRKDIYRNYP, encoded by the coding sequence ATGAGAGTAGAGATCAAAAGAACATTCGAAAAAGATTTTGCTCGAATTCCCCATTCCGTTAGACCAAAAGTAACGGAATTTTTACTACAGATTTCTGAAGCTTCTCATATCCAAGAAATATACGATATCAAGAAACTTGTTGGATTCAAAGGATTTTATCGTGCCAGAATCGGAGATTATCGTATTGGTTTCCGATATCTCGATGAGATTATCATTGTTGATCGAGTTCTCCATAGGAAGGACATCTATCGCAACTATCCATAG
- a CDS encoding glycosyltransferase family 2 protein, producing the protein MRKYLNLTYWLPKIPLLSLIGIFLLPLILMEVHYQTGLFFIALYISYWTVKVFESYFYVLKSYLRLLKIEKECYKSNPIIRKGGKHLRHIVIVPIYTEPYDVIEENVLALLANEYMYPRNVTILLATESRVPTATEYAERIIREHGNKGMKIVNIVHPDGLPDEGRVKGANITYAIQTYESMVQLDPAHTFVSTIDTDTIVEDRFFSIVTYTFLTTDCRDHAIYQYMPVYSNNWREGRFFTRIIGFGTTMWQFFESQNPEFYRNFAVYGQSLLCLKQANYWSKTSIVEDGMQYWRSYFGWHGIFRTVNTPAICKMDLVDETNLYRTVRSQYKQLRRWSWGCSDVEYVIPAFFDDPKIPRAEKIRKTIYLVYNHLFWAGGPFMLFFIGYVPGIFYTIDHSLAAFTVPIATSIIFTVLFATVVFPSILSIHIMRRYTHFRFWDYLYNLVQWIAVPILTLTLFSIPAIESQVRLFFGKRIDNFDTTQKMTRK; encoded by the coding sequence ATGCGCAAGTACCTCAATCTCACATATTGGCTCCCAAAAATTCCCCTTCTTTCCCTGATTGGAATCTTTCTCCTTCCACTCATTCTGATGGAAGTCCACTATCAGACAGGACTCTTCTTTATCGCACTCTATATTTCGTATTGGACCGTGAAGGTGTTCGAGTCGTATTTCTACGTGTTGAAGTCGTATCTCAGGCTCCTGAAGATCGAGAAAGAATGCTACAAAAGCAATCCTATCATCCGAAAGTGAGGAAAACACCTCCGACATATCGTCATTGTTCCCATATATACAGAACCATACGATGTCATCGAAGAAAATGTGTTGGCACTCCTCGCGAACGAATACATGTATCCGAGAAATGTTACTATCCTTCTCGCGACAGAATCTCGCGTTCCAACTGCCACGGAATATGCAGAACGAATCATTCGAGAACACGGGAATAAGGGAATGAAGATAGTAAATATTGTGCATCCTGATGGACTTCCTGATGAATGACGAGTGAAGTGAGCGAATATCACCTATGCGATCCAGACGTATGAATCCATGGTGCAACTCGATCCAGCACATACTTTTGTCTCGACGATTGATACGGATACGATTGTTGAAGATCGGTTTTTCTCGATTGTGACCTATACATTTCTCACGACCGATTGTCGCGATCACGCCATATACCAATATATGCCTGTCTATTCGAACAACTGGCGTGAAGGACGATTTTTCACGCGAATTATTGGCTTCGGGACAACGATGTGGCAGTTCTTCGAATCTCAGAATCCAGAATTCTATCGCAACTTCGCGGTCTATGGACAGTCTCTCCTCTGTCTCAAGCAAGCGAATTATTGGTCGAAAACTTCTATCGTGGAAGATGGAATGCAATACTGGAGAAGTTATTTCGGATGGCATGGAATTTTTCGTACCGTGAATACACCAGCAATATGCAAAATGGATCTCGTCGATGAGACGAATCTCTATCGTACGGTTCGCTCCCAATACAAGCAACTTCGTCGTTGGTCGTGGGGTTGTAGTGATGTAGAATATGTGATTCCTGCATTTTTCGATGATCCGAAGATTCCTCGTGCTGAGAAAATCCGAAAGACGATTTATCTGGTGTATAATCATCTTTTCTGGGCTGGTGGACCATTCATGCTCTTCTTCATCGGATATGTTCCAGGGATTTTCTATACTATCGATCATTCACTCGCTGCATTCACTGTTCCGATTGCCACATCGATCATATTCACTGTACTGTTTGCGACGGTCGTATTTCCGAGTATTCTCTCGATCCATATTATGCGCCGATATACGCATTTTCGTTTTTGGGATTATCTCTATAATCTCGTCCAGTGGATAGCGGTTCCTATTCTCACGCTTACTCTTTTTTCTATTCCTGCTATCGAGAGTCAAGTTCGACTTTTCTTCGGAAAACGCATCGATAACTTCGATACCACTCAGAAAATGACACGAAAATAA
- a CDS encoding methylated-DNA--[protein]-cysteine S-methyltransferase, which produces MQLFSQTIPSPIGNLFAIAKDDALILLDFCDSHELEEKKRNIQKSFSSTIQEGENLILTQTKKELSEYFAGIRKTFSIPLEFYGTDFQEKSWQALRMIPYGETRNYLEQATMIGNPKAVRAIGGANHRNPIIIIIPCHRVIGKNKSLTGYAGGIERKKWLLEHERKYN; this is translated from the coding sequence ATGCAACTTTTCTCTCAGACCATACCGAGTCCTATCGGAAATCTCTTTGCCATCGCGAAAGACGATGCACTCATATTGCTCGATTTCTGTGACTCTCACGAACTCGAAGAGAAAAAACGAAATATCCAGAAATCTTTCAGTTCCACGATCCAAGAATGAGAAAATCTGATACTTACACAAACGAAGAAAGAACTTTCAGAGTATTTCGCAGGCATTCGGAAGACTTTCTCTATTCCTCTAGAATTCTATGGAACTGATTTCCAGGAAAAATCCTGGCAAGCGCTTCGGATGATTCCCTACGGAGAAACTCGAAACTATCTCGAACAAGCAACTATGATCGGAAATCCGAAAGCCGTGCGAGCTATCGGTGGAGCGAATCATAGAAATCCGATTATTATCATCATTCCCTGCCATCGCGTCATCGGCAAAAACAAATCCCTCACGGGATATGCATGAGGGATCGAGAGAAAAAAGTGGCTATTGGAACATGAGAGAAAATATAACTAA
- a CDS encoding metallophosphoesterase — MQRTFFIGDVHGCYDELLELCEKIGLQDEDHLYFTGDIINKGPKSREVVEFVRNRPNTWSVIGNHEYFAFADAVDVDAMLHLESGHKTWIKNSLPKFSDLQIELAEHREWILSLPKIIETDDFILVHGGFHPDHGIDTPIEIATLIRLHEEKPWYDFYTGTKKIIYGHWAVDGLRIRKNTIGLDSGCVFGGHLTAYCLESEEYWQVHAHHIYKIPADWKGKIGYV, encoded by the coding sequence ATGCAACGTACGTTTTTTATCGGTGATGTTCATGGATGTTATGATGAGCTTCTCGAACTCTGTGAGAAGATCTGACTTCAAGATGAAGATCATCTGTATTTCACGGGGGATATTATCAACAAGTGACCGAAGTCACGGGAAGTTGTGGAATTCGTCAGAAATCGTCCGAATACGTGGAGCGTGATCGGGAATCATGAATATTTCGCATTCGCTGATGCGGTCGATGTAGACGCGATGCTTCATCTCGAATCTGGACATAAGACTTGGATCAAGAATTCATTACCGAAATTCTCTGATCTCCAGATAGAACTTGCAGAACATCGTGAGTGGATCCTTTCACTTCCAAAAATTATTGAGACGGATGATTTTATCCTTGTGCATGGTGGGTTCCATCCAGATCATGGTATCGATACACCGATCGAGATTGCGACACTGATTCGACTTCACGAAGAGAAGCCGTGGTATGATTTCTATACAGGAACGAAGAAAATCATCTATGGACATTGGGCGGTCGATGGGCTCAGAATACGAAAGAATACTATCGGACTCGATTCTGGATGTGTTTTCGGCGGGCATCTCACCGCATATTGTCTCGAATCAGAAGAGTATTGGCAAGTGCATGCGCATCACATCTACAAGATTCCAGCCGATTGGAAAGGGAAGATAGGGTATGTTTAG
- a CDS encoding alkylphosphonate utilization protein, protein MSENLEVKDAFGNILASGDTIQLTKELAVKGTKVTLKKGTKVKNIRLTDDPEEITANIPEVKGLVLRTEFVKKV, encoded by the coding sequence ATGTCAGAAAATCTCGAAGTCAAAGACGCATTCGGAAACATACTCGCCTCTGGTGACACTATCCAGCTCACGAAGGAGCTCGCTGTGAAGTGAACAAAAGTCACGCTCAAAAAAGGAACGAAAGTTAAAAATATTCGTCTTACGGATGATCCAGAGGAGATCACGGCGAATATTCCTGAAGTAAAAGGACTCGTTCTCAGAACAGAATTCGTGAAAAAAGTATAA
- the serS gene encoding serine--tRNA ligase produces MIDIKILRTNPELIRDSIANRNLKFDLDRLIAVDEERLAKQQEVETLQAVRNKVSKEISALKDATEKQEKIAEMKEVGDKIKEMETNLAETEEEYKLMLASLPNFLDPTAAIGPDDSGNVVESTFGTPRKFDFAPKAHYEIGEAREWIDIEKGAEVSGARFWYLKGDLVLLQFAIMQYVMNEMVKKGFMPVIPPYLVREPAMYGTGFFPADRSQIYEVNPGEDDLFLIGTSEVPLTSYHGNEIIDVENTIKYVGYSACFRREAGTYGKDMKGILRGHQFDKIEMVCFAKPEDSASVHNEMVALEESIWQSLGIPYQKLNVCSGDLGNPAMKKYDLEAWMPAQDKFREVTSCSNVGSFQSRRLGIRYRNAEGNLDYVHTLNGTVIAFSRCLIAIIENYQNEDMTVTIPEVLRPFMGGRETI; encoded by the coding sequence ATGATCGACATCAAAATCCTCCGCACCAATCCTGAACTTATCCGTGATAGTATCGCGAATCGCAATCTCAAGTTCGACCTCGACCGTCTCATCGCTGTAGACGAGGAGCGACTTGCCAAGCAACAAGAAGTCGAGACCCTTCAAGCGGTTCGCAACAAGGTATCGAAAGAAATCTCCGCTCTCAAGGATGCAACCGAGAAACAGGAAAAAATCGCTGAGATGAAAGAAGTAGGCGACAAAATCAAAGAAATGGAAACGAATCTCGCTGAGACAGAAGAGGAATACAAGCTCATGCTTGCATCACTTCCGAACTTCCTCGATCCGACGGCTGCCATCGGTCCAGATGATTCTGGAAACGTGGTTGAGTCAACTTTCGGAACTCCACGCAAGTTCGACTTCGCACCGAAGGCTCATTATGAGATCGGAGAAGCTCGCGAATGGATTGATATCGAAAAGGGTGCCGAAGTCTCTGGTGCACGTTTTTGGTACCTCAAGGGTGATCTCGTTCTCCTCCAGTTCGCTATCATGCAATATGTCATGAACGAGATGGTAAAAAAGGGATTCATGCCAGTTATCCCTCCATATCTCGTGCGCGAACCTGCCATGTATGGAACAGGATTCTTCCCGGCTGACCGATCACAGATATATGAGGTGAATCCAGGTGAAGACGACCTCTTCCTCATCGGAACGAGCGAAGTTCCTCTCACGAGCTATCATGGGAATGAGATTATCGATGTAGAAAACACTATCAAATACGTCGGATATTCTGCATGTTTCCGTCGCGAGGCAGGAACGTACGGGAAGGATATGAAAGGTATCCTCCGCGGACACCAGTTCGACAAGATCGAGATGGTCTGTTTCGCAAAACCTGAGGATTCTGCGAGTGTTCACAATGAGATGGTGGCTCTGGAGGAATCCATCTGGCAATCTCTCGGTATCCCATACCAGAAGCTCAATGTGTGTTCTGGAGACCTCGGAAATCCTGCCATGAAAAAGTACGACCTCGAGGCATGGATGCCAGCGCAGGACAAGTTCCGTGAGGTGACGAGCTGTTCCAATGTTGGTTCGTTCCAGTCTCGCCGTCTCGGTATCCGCTACCGCAACGCCGAAGGTAATCTCGACTACGTCCACACACTCAATGGTACCGTGATTGCGTTCTCTCGCTGTCTCATCGCCATCATCGAGAACTATCAGAATGAGGATATGACTGTGACGATTCCAGAAGTGCTCAGACCGTTTATGGGAGGAAGAGAAACAATTTAA
- the dnaX gene encoding DNA polymerase III subunit gamma/tau has protein sequence MSLYTKYRPRDWDSVISQDYITTILRNSLKSDRVGHAYLFHGSRGTGKTTSARILAKGVNCTNLCDGNPCHECENCHAFDNGTMLDCIEIDGASNNGVENVRDLIEKARFEPNQGKYKVYIIDEVHMLSTGAFNALLKTLEEPPVHVKFILATTEIEKVPETIRSRTLRFDFRKITTENIIARLKFVCQSENITAEKEAIELIARVARGGLRDALTLLEQNTIDGEVHAEHIRYTLALIEDSFIDDIIEKLRISDIAGILSVIENLRTGHIDARGLFEQLLYRLRDLMFEHISDAHFFEYEAIFTLLMEGHSKIKLIPDGMMLIEITFLKIVKRGERIVNENSNVESPKKSTVPPVPEGRGFGGGNRPQKEDGEETVQNRVDTPETFVTFGHESKGNVSRDSSTSLGMTKTLDSGTSQEGQEQRDSTHKGYTDYLREGQKLGDTGLLRSTRNDTSKNQPTNPPSDQPTISSFSFPALIAHFRTENAALMTDLKTARFQLQDNNTLVLIFSKSWNHGRVDTPKTKNAITEALEKLFGGKWKVETRLEEGGTANLNVDDVF, from the coding sequence TTGTCTCTCTATACGAAATATCGTCCCCGAGATTGGGATTCTGTCATCTCACAGGACTATATCACTACCATTCTCAGAAATAGCCTGAAGAGTGACCGCGTCGGCCATGCATACCTTTTTCATGGATCTCGTGGAACTGGGAAGACAACGAGCGCGCGCATCCTTGCAAAATGAGTCAACTGCACGAATCTCTGTGATGGGAATCCGTGTCATGAATGTGAGAATTGCCATGCCTTCGATAATGGAACAATGCTCGACTGTATCGAGATCGATGGAGCGAGCAATAACGGTGTCGAGAACGTCCGTGACCTCATCGAGAAAGCACGTTTCGAGCCGAACCAAGGAAAATACAAAGTCTATATTATCGATGAGGTTCATATGCTCTCAACGGGTGCATTCAATGCACTTCTCAAGACACTCGAAGAACCACCAGTTCATGTGAAGTTCATCCTCGCAACAACAGAAATAGAAAAAGTCCCAGAGACGATCCGTTCCCGTACACTGAGGTTCGACTTCCGAAAAATCACCACAGAAAACATCATCGCTCGACTCAAATTCGTCTGCCAGTCAGAGAATATCACCGCCGAAAAAGAAGCCATCGAACTCATCGCACGCGTGGCGCGTGGTGGACTCCGTGATGCTCTCACACTCCTTGAGCAGAATACGATTGATTGAGAAGTTCATGCGGAACATATCCGCTACACACTCGCACTGATTGAGGATTCTTTTATCGATGATATTATCGAGAAACTCCGAATCTCTGATATTGCAGGAATCCTCTCGGTTATCGAAAACCTCCGAACTGGACATATTGATGCGCGCGGACTCTTCGAACAGCTCCTCTATCGTCTTCGAGATTTGATGTTTGAGCATATTTCTGATGCCCACTTTTTCGAATACGAAGCCATATTCACGCTTCTCATGGAATGACATTCGAAAATCAAACTCATTCCTGATGGCATGATGCTGATCGAGATTACATTCCTCAAAATCGTGAAAAGAGGAGAAAGAATCGTAAATGAAAATTCAAACGTAGAATCTCCTAAAAAATCTACAGTTCCGCCTGTTCCTGAAGGACGGGGGTTCGGGGGTGGCAATCGTCCCCAGAAAGAAGATTGAGAAGAAACTGTACAAAATCGAGTTGACACCCCCGAGACCTTTGTTACTTTCGGTCACGAAAGTAAGGGGAATGTATCAAGAGATTCCTCGACTTCGCTCGGAATGACAAAAACACTGGATTCCTGAACGAGTCAGGAATGACAGGAACAAAGGGATTCTACCCACAAGGGGTATACTGACTATCTCCGAGAATGACAGAAACTATGAGACACTGGATTGCTTCGTTCCACTCGCAATGACACAAGCAAAAATCAACCTACCAACCCACCATCTGACCAACCCACTATTTCATCATTCTCCTTCCCTGCCCTCATTGCTCATTTCCGCACGGAGAATGCGGCACTCATGACCGACCTCAAAACCGCTCGATTCCAACTCCAGGATAATAATACACTTGTCCTGATTTTCTCGAAATCATGGAATCATGGACGCGTCGATACTCCGAAGACCAAAAATGCTATCACTGAAGCACTCGAGAAGCTTTTCGGATGAAAGTGGAAAGTGGAAACTCGACTCGAAGAATGAGGAACAGCGAATCTGAACGTCGATGATGTATTCTAA
- a CDS encoding AI-2E family transporter, producing MIRTLLPIIFSEKFFEKVIAYALLGLIAWSLSDFLALFFIIFICAYIFLEAAESIASHIHDWGEKGKNDTRHKIAAKYATTNIVVSILYVIFITMVTFIFINIVPKIAEDVREFVGKAPIIASQGQEIINKIQESTTIDLGLEELTQNIFSSKNLESVGQFILTNITSGGLILMKFFIGLALSYIFIIERKKIGTFLGKIRKGNFAFFYDEYAIVAKKIGVGFGVIFRAQSIIALVNSILTVLGLIVISFMHGGGSFPYIITLALVVFIFGFIPVFGTIISGIPIIIIAYGYGGLSSVLGVLVMLGVVHAVEAYYLNPKIVSSYVHFPVFITFLILTISEHFFGLIGLLIGVPLFSIFIGLVEDLDKYINSIKKEYSLRVRIGTNP from the coding sequence ATGATTCGCACACTTCTTCCTATTATATTTTCCGAGAAATTTTTCGAGAAAGTCATTGCCTATGCTCTTCTTGGACTCATCGCCTGGTCACTCTCAGACTTCCTTGCCCTGTTTTTCATCATATTTATCTGTGCGTATATATTTCTCGAAGCTGCAGAAAGTATCGCATCCCATATCCATGACTGGGGCGAAAAAGGGAAAAATGATACACGACATAAAATCGCTGCAAAATACGCTACTACCAATATCGTCGTAAGCATTCTCTATGTGATTTTTATCACTATGGTTACCTTTATCTTCATCAATATTGTTCCGAAAATTGCTGAAGATGTTCGAGAATTTGTATGAAAAGCTCCAATTATTGCGAGCCAATGACAAGAAATTATCAACAAAATCCAAGAAAGTACGACGATCGATCTCGGACTAGAAGAACTCACGCAGAATATTTTCAGCTCGAAAAATCTCGAATCTGTTGGTCAATTTATCCTCACGAATATAACTAGCGGAGGACTCATTCTCATGAAGTTCTTTATTGGACTCGCACTCTCGTATATATTCATCATCGAACGGAAGAAAATCGGAACCTTTCTCTGAAAAATCCGTAAAGGCAATTTTGCTTTTTTCTACGATGAATATGCGATTGTCGCGAAAAAAATCGGTGTTGGATTCGGTGTCATCTTCCGTGCACAGTCTATTATCGCGCTGGTAAATTCGATTCTCACTGTCTTGGGATTGATTGTTATTAGTTTTATGCATGGTGGATGATCATTTCCTTATATTATCACGCTCGCACTTGTAGTATTTATTTTTGGTTTCATTCCGGTTTTTGGTACGATTATCTCAGGAATACCAATTATCATCATCGCCTACGGATATGGCTGACTCTCTTCAGTTCTCTGAGTTCTCGTCATGCTGGGAGTAGTTCATGCTGTCGAAGCATATTATCTGAACCCAAAAATCGTGTCTTCGTACGTACATTTTCCCGTCTTCATTACTTTCCTGATTCTCACGATTTCAGAACACTTTTTCGGATTGATTGGACTACTTATAGGAGTTCCACTTTTCTCGATATTCATCGGACTTGTGGAAGACCTCGATAAATATATCAACTCCATCAAAAAAGAATATTCTCTGCGTGTACGAATATGAACGAATCCATAA
- the miaA gene encoding tRNA (adenosine(37)-N6)-dimethylallyltransferase MiaA: MNESIKQKLDTFLGVETELPKIIVIYGPTACGKTALSLDVAKYLNTEIISVDSRQIYRHMDIGTGKITREEMQGIPHHMLDVIDPTVKFSVVDFVNMGLPIVEKIQQQGKIPILCGGTGLYIDGILYEMAYPDTKPDWEYREKLEKIRLEEGNEVLWKMLESVDPEYAHELEVNNFRYVMRGLEVWHATGKSKRESKDKKKARFAPLFLTPYTDDQRPILYERINKRVENMFTSGLIDEIKYIANTFGSDCLGLATIGYKEVVEYLHGELSLEACIAEVQQHNRNYAKRQITWNKKYDCFSF, encoded by the coding sequence ATGAACGAATCCATAAAACAAAAACTCGATACATTTCTCTGAGTAGAAACGGAACTTCCGAAGATTATCGTCATCTATGGACCAACCGCTTGTGGTAAAACGGCACTTTCTCTCGATGTGGCAAAATACCTGAACACAGAAATCATCTCTGTCGATTCTCGGCAAATATATCGACATATGGATATCGGAACTGGGAAAATCACCAGAGAAGAAATGCAAGGTATTCCTCATCATATGCTCGATGTGATTGATCCAACTGTGAAATTCTCGGTCGTAGATTTTGTGAACATGGGACTTCCGATAGTCGAAAAAATCCAACAACAAGGGAAAATCCCAATTCTCTGCGGCGGAACATGACTCTATATCGATGGGATTCTCTATGAGATGGCGTATCCTGATACAAAGCCTGATTGGGAATATCGAGAAAAACTCGAGAAAATCCGACTCGAAGAAGGAAATGAAGTTCTCTGGAAAATGCTCGAAAGTGTCGATCCTGAATATGCGCATGAACTCGAAGTGAATAACTTTCGCTATGTGATGCGTGGACTCGAGGTCTGGCATGCGACCGGAAAATCCAAACGAGAATCAAAAGACAAAAAGAAAGCCCGTTTTGCACCGCTTTTTCTCACGCCATACACCGATGACCAAAGACCAATTCTCTACGAACGAATCAATAAACGTGTAGAAAATATGTTTACTTCTTGACTTATAGATGAGATTAAGTATATTGCGAATACGTTCGGTTCGGATTGCCTTGGACTCGCTACTATCGGATACAAAGAAGTGGTAGAATATCTCCATTGAGAACTCTCACTTGAAGCCTGTATCGCGGAAGTTCAACAACACAATCGGAACTATGCAAAACGGCAGATAACTTGGAATAAGAAATATGACTGCTTCAGTTTTTAA